Sequence from the bacterium Scap17 genome:
TAGATAGTAGGCGGTCGGAATCGCCGTCATGCGCAGGGTACGTCCCTCACGCCCCAGCAGACCGACGGTCGCCGAGGCCGCCACGACGTTGTGGATGGCGATCATGTTGCCGGCCGCGGCCCCGACCGCCTGCAGCGCCACCATCAGCGCTCCCGACAGCCCGAGCTGGGCGGCGACATTGAACTGGAACTGGGACAGCATCATGTTGGAAACCGTATTGGAGCCGGCGATGAAGGCGCCCAGCGCGCCGATGCCCGAGGCGAACAACGGGTAAGCCTGACCGAGGCTGTCAGCCACCACGTCCGCCATCACCACCGGCATGGACGCCAGATCGTTCAGATTGACGCCGGAGTTGATCAGGATGCGCACCATCGGAATGGTGAACACCAGCACGAAGCCGGCGCCGACCAGTGTGCGCCAGGATTCGCTGGCCGCCGCCACCAGCTGGCGAGAGGCCATGCGATGCAGCAGCAGCGTGATCAGGGCCACGAAGACCATGATGCCGCCCGGCAGATAGAGCGGCTGTATCGCGCCGGAGATGCCGCTGGCACCCAGCAGGTCAGTGGCACTGAATTGCACGCTGACCAGCCAGCCCTTGAAGTCACTCGATACGCGCGAGGCGACCAGTAGCAGCGCGATCAGCCCATAGGGCAACCACGCCAGCCACAGAGGCAGCGGCTTTCTGCCCGCTGCGGCGGCCTCGACATCATCACGCTCCAGCGTCAGGTCGCCCAGCCAATGCCTGGGCCACTCGGCCTCGGGCGGAAAATCCCAGCTGTCCTTCGGCAATAGAAAGCCGGCACGCGCCGCTGGCACCACGAGGATCAAGCCGACCAGAGCGCCGATCAGTGACGGGAACTCCGGGCCGAGGAAGATACCTGCCGCCACGTAGGGCAGCGTGAAGCACAGGCCGGCGAACAACGCGAACGGTGCTATCGACAGCCCCTCGCTCCAGCTTTTCTTCGCTCCGAAGAAGCGCGTCATCATCACGGTCATGAACAGCGGCATCAGCAGGCCGACGATGCCATGCACGATGGCGACTTCCGAGGTGATCAGCTGCAGGAAGGCCTCCCAGCTGGAATGGTTCGCCAGCAGCTGCTCACCGAGATTGGCCTTGTCGAGGCCCGCATTCACGCCGATCACGATCGGCGTGCCCACCGCCCCGAAGGATACCGGCGTCGACTGGATCATCATGCCCACCATCACCGCCCCCAGCGCCGGGAAGCCGATGGCGACCAGCAACGGCGCCGCGATGGCCGCAGGCGTCCCGAAGCCGGAAGCCCCCTCGATGAAGCTGCCGAACAGCCAGGCAATGATGATGGCCTGTACGCGGCGGTCGGGACTGACGGTGGTGAAGGCGCCGCGGATTACCGCGATCGCCCCGGAATGCTTGAGCGTATTGAGCAGGAAGATGGCGCCGAAGATGATCCACAGCACCGAGACGGTCACCATCAGCCCCTGCAGCGTGGAGGCCAGAATGCGCGTCAGCGACATCTGCCACACGAAATAGCCGATGGCAGCGGTGACGAGGAAGACCAATGGCATGGCGCGACGCGCGGGCCATTGCAGACCGACGAGCAGGATGCCTGCCAGCAGGATAGGGGTGAAGGCCAGCAAGGCCAGCAGTGGCTCGGACATGACGGAAACTCCGCGGGCGGATTGTTGTGATTGTTGTCTGGCACGGCAGTGAAGGACTCGGGGTTGGCGCACCCTTGGGTCAGGCCTTTCGATAAATTG
This genomic interval carries:
- a CDS encoding L-lactate permease, which gives rise to MSEPLLALLAFTPILLAGILLVGLQWPARRAMPLVFLVTAAIGYFVWQMSLTRILASTLQGLMVTVSVLWIIFGAIFLLNTLKHSGAIAVIRGAFTTVSPDRRVQAIIIAWLFGSFIEGASGFGTPAAIAAPLLVAIGFPALGAVMVGMMIQSTPVSFGAVGTPIVIGVNAGLDKANLGEQLLANHSSWEAFLQLITSEVAIVHGIVGLLMPLFMTVMMTRFFGAKKSWSEGLSIAPFALFAGLCFTLPYVAAGIFLGPEFPSLIGALVGLILVVPAARAGFLLPKDSWDFPPEAEWPRHWLGDLTLERDDVEAAAAGRKPLPLWLAWLPYGLIALLLVASRVSSDFKGWLVSVQFSATDLLGASGISGAIQPLYLPGGIMVFVALITLLLHRMASRQLVAAASESWRTLVGAGFVLVFTIPMVRILINSGVNLNDLASMPVVMADVVADSLGQAYPLFASGIGALGAFIAGSNTVSNMMLSQFQFNVAAQLGLSGALMVALQAVGAAAGNMIAIHNVVAASATVGLLGREGRTLRMTAIPTAYYLLASGVLGILAFHLVGLSDPLLP